One window of Aphis gossypii isolate Hap1 unplaced genomic scaffold, ASM2018417v2 Contig00007, whole genome shotgun sequence genomic DNA carries:
- the LOC126552969 gene encoding uncharacterized protein LOC126552969 — protein sequence MEATTAKKLKLAKKRQNQVNHELSTTTLFGTQYDTTSGNLNEVRIRFEALNALSEKYEMAQIEIEELDDSVDDDQQCDEYIDFKNKLYHAKAVLMQLIDANSNNTSSSPSYSELTKYKTENTMRLPPVEIPKFDGDWQCWTSFIDSFNIVFHNHENLAPVQKFHYLKGYLVGQASDVIRSIPTTGENYLQAYNTLMNRYDNKSVIIQSHIRSLLDTPKVLITSATNLEKLQHHIMSNVNALRALGQPIDSWDAWLVTLICSRLDSATVGEWQLQYNKKELPLFYEVEAFLLNRIAAYQAGEMNVGSTLEKKAVGKVYNHKLQEKKAFHVGPAQKTSYTIKCSLCNEGHRLYLCKQFDKLPVHERRDVVMKNHLCFKCLNVNHQARFCKFSNCSKCGKRHNIKLHLEENEGSTMSDQDNAAGITEQPLCDGEGFAQAMHASGDSVMLATAIVVINDITGVPKRCRALLDSGSQINFITDACAQSLKLTRTNCHLPIVGINSKRSIAQKLKPVLISSRFENFSTLIDLHVLPSISNTLPSRPLKLNNFKIPEIVKGQLVDPSCGDPGDIQLLLGAEVFYTLFSGEKFEIENSLMFHNTALGWVLTGKVSNNQCNHMNTCMHAWFSEGRVEPALSLFVTKSNSRRTDEQKAEKHFNDTHSRDDSGRFVVRLPINTDIGTLGDSSYMAQRRFLNLERRLSRDKGLGIAYHKFMSEYLTMNHMALAAAPDPNKCAYYLPHHAVMKESSITTKLRVVFDGSAPSSSGLSLNDILYRGPKVQPDLLDILLRFRMHSIVITADIAKMYRQVLIHPEDRALQRIWYRETPEQSLKEFELRTVTYGTKAASFLSTRCLLQLATEVENPILKRVISSDFYVDDLLTGCATEDACYSLYKNVNKVLEAAGFPLRKWCSNSSTLMSRIPTDTDDATYRLSLTDQDTVIILNHQMRDRYRFNRFISCSII from the coding sequence ATGGAGGCGACAACTGCAAAGAAGTTAAAACTGGCCAAGAAAAGGCAAAATCAAGTCAACCATGAACTCTCTACAACAACACTTTTCGGCACTCAGTATGATACTACATCTGGTAACTTAAATGAAGTACGCATTCGGTTTGAAGCATTAAATGCGTTatctgaaaaatatgaaatggctcaaattgaaattgaagAACTTGATGATTCGGTAGATGATGATCAGCAAtgtgatgaatatattgacttcaaaaataaattataccacGCTAAAGCAGTTTTAATGCAACTGATAGATGCTAACTCAAATAATACATCAAGTAGTCCTTCCTATAGTGAGCTCACCAAATACAAGACTGAAAATACAATGAGGTTACCACCAGTGGAGATTCCAAAATTTGATGGTGATTGGCAATGTTGGACGTCATTCATTGAtagctttaatattgtattccaTAACCATGAGAATCTTGCTCCTGTTCAGAAATTTCACTATCTTAAAGGTTATCTTGTGGGTCAGGCTAGTGATGTTATTCGGTCAATTCCCACCACGggtgaaaattatttacaagcaTACAACACATTAATGAACCGGTATGACAATAAAAGTGTGATCATTCAATCTCACATCAGATCACTACTTGACACACCTAAAGTTCTCATAACATCGGCaacaaatttagaaaaattacaaCATCATATCATGTCTAATGTTAATGCGCTCAGAGCTTTAGGACAACCCATAGATTCCTGGGATGCATGGTTGGTCACACTCATTTGCAGTCGTTTGGATAGTGCCACGGTGGGAGAGTGGCAActccaatataataaaaaagaattgcCATTGTTTTATGAAGTTGAGGCGTTTTTACTTAATCGTATTGCAGCATATCAGGCAGGAGAAATGAATGTTGGATCTACCCTAGAAAAGAAGGCTGTTGGAAAGGTTTATAATCATAAGTTGCAGGAAAAAAAGGCATTCCATGTAGGACCAGCTCAAAAAACaagttatacaattaaatgtaGTTTGTGCAATGAAGGTCACAGATTGTACCTATGTAAACAATTTGATAAGTTACCTGTTCATGAGCGACGTGATGTTGTCatgaaaaatcatttatgcttcaaatgtttaaatgttaatcaTCAAGCAAGGTTCtgcaaattttcaaattgctCTAAGTGTGGAAAAAgacataacattaaattacatttggaAGAGAATGAAGGATCCACTATGTCTGACCAAGATAATGCAGCCGGTATCACTGAGCAGCCACTGTGTGACGGTGAAGGGTTTGCACAAGCAATGCACGCGTCCGGTGACTCAGTGATGTTAGCCACTGCCATTGTggttattaatgatataacaGGTGTACCCAAGCGTTGCAGAGCACTGCTGGATTCAGGGTCACAGATCAACTTCATCACTGACGCTTGTGCTCAATCTCTTAAATTAACAAGAACTAACTGTCATCTACCAATTGTTGGAATTAATTCAAAACGTTCAATAGCTCAAAAATTGAAACCAGTTCTAATATCTTCAcggtttgaaaattttagcACTCTAATAGATTTACATGTACTTCCGTCCATTTCAAATACATTACCGTCACGGCccttaaaacttaataattttaagatccCAGAAATAGTGAAAGGTCAATTGGTAGATCCCAGTTGTGGAGATCCTGGagacatacaattattacttgGTGCAGAGGTTTTTTACACTTTATTCAGTGGTGAAAAATTTGAGATTGAAAATAGCTTAATGTTTCATAATACTGCACTCGGATGGGTTCTTACCGGCAAGGTGTCTAATAATCAATGTAATCATATGAACACATGTATGCATGCCTGGTTCAGCGAAGGAAGAGTTGAACCAGCTTTATCGTTATTTGTCACTAAATCAAATAGTCGTCGAACTGATGAGCAGAAGGCGGAAAAGCATTTTAATGATACTCATAGTAGAGATGATTCTGGAAGATTTGTTGTGCGGCTTCCAATAAATACTGATATCGGTACACTTGGTGATTCCAGTTATATGGCTCAACGTCGTTTTCTAAACTTGGAGAGGCGATTGTCTAGAGACAAAGGGCTTGGCATTGCATATCATAAATTCATGTCTGAATATTTAACTATGAATCATATGGCATTAGCAGCTGCTCCAGATCCTAATAAATGCGCTTATTATTTGCCACATCATGCTGTAATGAAAGAATCTAGTATCACAACCAAATTAAGAGTGGTCTTTGACGGATCCGCTCCATCTAGCTCTGGATTATctcttaatgatattttataccgAGGTCCCAAGGTTCAACCAGATttgttagatatattattgagGTTCAGAATGCATTCTATAGTCATAACAGCTGATATTGCTAAGATGTACAGGCAAGTACTTATACACCCTGAGGATCGAGCGTTACAAAGAATATGGTACAGAGAAACTCCGGAACAGTCTTTAAAGGAATTTGAGCTACGCACAGTCACTTATGGTACAAAGGCTGCATCTTTTCTTTCTACACGGTGTCTTTTGCAGCTGGCTACTGAAGTTGAAAATCCAATTCTCAAACGTGTCATATCTAGTGATTTTTATGTTGATGATTTACTTACCGGTTGTGCCACTGAAGATGCATGTTACtcactttataaaaatgtcaataaggTTTTGGAAGCAGCTGGTTTTCCACTGAGGAAATGGTGTTCCAACTCTAGCACATTGATGTCTCGCATTCCCACGGATACGGATGATGCAACATATCGGTTGTCTTTAACGGATCAAGACacggttattatattaaaccatcAAATGCGCGATAGATATAGGTTTAATAGGTTTATCAGCTGCAGCATAATCTGA